GAGAtggagtcggtgatcgaggcACCGAGGATGGCGGCATCATCGTGTGACGTTGTTGTGGTTGCTGCGATTGTGGAGGCTCGCCTTTCAATTTCAAATTTTCCTCTCTAAGGAGCGCGTTTTCGCGTTTAAGCTCGGCAATCATCGATTCTAATGGTTCTAGGCGTTGTCGTAGTACTCGCTCTATCActcgctcgagctcgttcccaccgccgCCTCCGACGGCGGGCCCGCCAGGGCGTCCCACCGgagcgcctccgccgccgggagaagcggcgacagccgcccagctcacctgttgcccagtgctcctgtgatcttgttgctgctgccacggctgctgctgctgactttgttgACTGATGTGGCCGACAGCTGCGATGCCCGGACCGGCACCACCGCGCGccatcgacgtgcttctcggccgctgtggccggtGGCGAGAGCGGGATCGGGATCGGGATTTTCCCACGGCGCCCTTCCCGCCGCGGCTAGCCGAGCTtcctcttcggttgtcggtgactAAATGACGGTCTATCTCTGGGTAATTCAGGTAGTAGCATCCgttgccattacagtcgctgctACTGTTGTAACAGCTGCCGTACTCTGCGGccgcttcttcctcttcttgtcttttcCGCTCTAGCTGGCGGCGCTTGACTATGTACGGGGTCTTGTATCGCGCcttgcacctgcggtctcccgtgaagtgtcccttgccACATAGTCGACAACGCGGCTCGCATTGGTGGTCAGGCGACGGATTGTTGCGTCCGCAtccacggcaaatcttgtcgttggggttggggcacacgtcggcgcggTGTCCCACCCTCCCGCACGCGTAGCATACGTCAatttgcttcctgtagagggagcatctgacgagcatAGGTCCGTAATATACGTATCTCGGTACGTGGAACCCGTCGAACAGAACGATTATGTTGCGCTGCCTCACCAGATTAGCGATGACGTCTGCCGGGCTCTCGGTCTTTGTAATGTTCCTGATCAGgcccttggaagtgttctccggGGCGGCTTGATAGGAGTTCGCCACGAACTCTCGGTCTCCGATGCAAAGCTTGCTGATAGCTCCGTAACGTTTAGCTCTGTCTTCAGACGGTGTGCTGAGCACCACAACGTTCTGTTTAACGTTCAGGCAGATGCTATCTTCCCCGGCCGCTTCTCTGCTTACACCCGCCGCgttacgtaggcagcagtaaatgcgatccgTCCCGTAATCGCGTACGTTGAAACCACCTCGGGGGCGTACGACTATTTTGTAATCGTACGGCGGTAACtctggcattcggcttgccatggcaATCTGATGCACTTGTCgggcgtacttccttttgtactGCGCTGAGGTGGTTCCCGTATTCGACGTGGCTGCCGTCCGTCGCTGCATATACGCCTGCTGGTTATCCGCCGACTCGGTCACAccgttggcctgtttcttcctcttgacatcGCACCACCCTGCTCCCTCGCCGAAATCTTGCGGCCTGATCTCTGTTCCTTCTACCTGGACAACTTCCATTTAACGCCGGGAAAGGCCTGGCACGTTGCCGTCGGCGACTGGGAGCCCCAATGAGCTCCGGCGACAAGTTAGGCTTTGCAAGCCCCGCCGCCGTGGCGGCCGCGCAATGGTGACGTACGTGGAGATGCTAGGCTTAGCTTGCCGCGCTTGCGTGGCGGACAAAAGGCGCTGCCTATCGTCCAGAATATGGGCCCACCTGGCAGAACTTGACGTTGAGGGAGTCCTGAAGCTTCCGCCTGTCGCTGGCAAGAAGAATTTCCACGAGAAGTTCGGTAAACCGCCAAAAACATAGGAAAGTAGCGGAGCCGACACGAAGCACGTCCGCCCTGTGtggtcttcttcttccttcccctGTCTTCACTCTATGAGTTTTTAATTGAAATCCTTTCGCTACCCGTGCAGCAGCTTTGAATGTTTTGCAATGCACTGTGGATTTCTCTTGGTCTGGTCCAATATACTGCTAAGGTAAAGCTATCTTCGGTTTGATTAAAGAAGAAGAGTCACCGAACAGAACTTCTTTAAAATCGTCAGTCTCTCGCGTGTCGAGCGTTTACTCCGCCTTGAAATTAATTAATTTCTCTTTTTAATCCGTGTCGCATTCAATGTTGATTGTCTATCGGTGCACCACGGTGGTATGGGCTGCCACTATTAACGAGGGACATTCGTTTACAGACACGATTCGGTGCTGCGTGATGTTTCTCGTCATTAAGGAATACATCTCTTCCGCCAAAGTGAACAAAGTGCAACTACAACAGTTTATGCCTGAACAGGAATGTTTGTTGTGATGACAGTGCGTGGCATTGTGTGGAGGGCAATGACTGcgttacttattttttttttacttcttgagGTCCGATATGAAGGTCAGACACCTGCTGCTTCATCAGATGTTGTGACTATCTGCGAGAAAACGTTTACTGTACTATATTTTTAGAGGTGTAACCTAGGTTGTAAAGGTGTAACCAAGGAtaacctagagagagagagaaagagagagggagagagagagaaagagagagagggagagagaggaatataggaagacAGGGATGTCAACTAGTCAAGAGTCTGATTGGCTAGCCTATACGCTAGgcgaagggagaaggggaagagagagaagggagagagaaggtgtaggtttgaACATTCACTACGGGGAAGAAGACTGGTGCACTGCAATCATGATAAACTATGCGAGGAATATTAAGTTTTGTCGTTAATCTACTGTGTCGTGGAAAGTTTGTATAGTTAGTCCTGTATGAACTGTTGAATAGCAATGATGGCAAACAAACTCCACTCTCACTGGCCGCATTCCTTTAGAGGCAGCCCTGAAATTTGCCGTCACGGCTAGCATGAGCGTGCTCGTGAAGTCATAATGCTAAAAACTGCTGATGCTCGAATAGAAACTAGAAAATAGTACTTAAGGGGAAGTTTTAGCACGGGCCTAACTCtgacgccgcctattcaaatacatgtaaaacgcaaaaacgtagttctgagataatccctggaccgattttaatgaaatttattgcatttgagagagaaagctaaattctagtcactgtcggaagcggaatttcgattcaTGGCCTGTTTGTTTTAAaagtatttttaaaaatttgacagttcgaaaaaaatagaagcacgaaggctacaaatgaataactctgcaccaagaacaatGTCGCTGTTCTGAAAACgccatccattagatcattccaATCGATGAAATTCGATTTGTCAATTTATAggttacgtgaattcgttacgttgtctACAAGGGGTCTTCAAAAGCTGAATTTTCATATTGCtaaatttttaagattcatgcgtaacgtatcagttttgtccgctttagatgtactattacgtgtaattcacaaaattgtgatatcattttttcatTGCTCAcgtacagagttgtaaacttgacagtttcgttttctgaaaatttttgatttttgccaatcttAATAAAAATTGACGATGTAAATCGGAATTTGAAACCAATCGTAACTAGAccctaagtttttcttttaaatgcaacatacctcgtcaaatttggtgtagtggttgccgagaaaaaccaattctgcttttacatgtatttagataggagcacctgagctaaagcttcctcttaaaagttGGTGTTACTgcacagatttctcaattacctgattgattcaTTCATGAATGTAATACATTCCTAAATATACCTTCCTAACGCTGGTGCGGTCGCTGGGTTGAATTAATTTAAGTGCAGCGCTGATTCTGCGGCCCTGAATATATTGTATAATACCGAGAAGAAGCTAATGGACCTACAAGTTTTCAGTTCCTTAGCGTTTCCATTCGTATGGAATAATGTGATATTAACATCCATCCACGCCTATAGTACACTTGCAATCGCGAGTCATTGCAGATAAGGTCTCAAGAACATCCCACACTCCCGTATTTTATCAAATATATTGCTATTCTATCTTCTGTCGCTTTTGCCGTGGACATACCTTGTAAAGCCTTTCTATTCCCATTGATAGTTACATATGAAACTTCAGTTTTCTGTTCATCACTACGGAACATAAAGCAAACTACGTCACTAGGAGGCGTAATAACAAAAGCTGAATCTCGGATATACAGACTACAACCATTATTTAGTGCTGAATTTGTGCGATGAACAGAACCCTATAGTAGATAACAGGCCATTCACATTGTCATGGACATTGTCATGGACAGGTAACGGGGCAATGCGGAAACGGGCAATCATGTATCGACTGCGCCTTTTCTTCAGAAACAGTCTACGAACGACAAGGCCAAATGATGATTGAAGAACATGGAAATAATTGCTCAGGCAGGGATCATGAACGTTTAACCTAACGCTAAAAATAAACCAATAGCATGATAATTTCTAAATACGAATGAAAAGCAAAGAACCGAGATTGCAAGAATAGTACAGACGAAAATGGAGGCGTTGCCTACAACAGTGTAGGTATATAAGGAAATGGTAGACGTTATGCAGCAGGATATGAGGCAAAcactgcgcgcgcgcacacacacacacacactacccgccgtggttgcttagtggctatggtgttgggctgctgagctcgaggtcgcgggatcgaatcccggtcacggcggcatcatttcgatggggacgaaatgcgaaaacacccgtgtacttagatttagctgcacgttaaagaacgccaggtggtccaaatttccggagtcccccactgcggcgtgcctcataatcagaaagtggttttggctcgtacaaccccataatttttacacacgcacacgcacgcacgcataatGTTTatggagatgtatacaaaaactTCTAGAATGAAAACATGCATGGTGTACCTCATTAAATCAAGCACATTAGGTGGCTATTTGCCACCGCTTTGTTTCAAAGGCGACGcccataaatcatcatcatcactaatAAAAAAAAGCCAAAGGACGCTTGTTGCACCACGTCGATGCTTTACCGGACAAGTCTGGCGGGCTCTTGAGTTTTCTAGAATAGCGAAGTACTCGATTGTTATTGAGAAAGTGCAGCAAGGGTCTAAAGTACTTTCTGTAAGTTGACGTGCCTTTTAATGCTCCACTGCAATTCGCAGACTTACGCAGCTGGTGGATTGAGGCTGCTAGTAAAGTAGCAGTACAGCAGAACATTTTCTGACAGGCCTGAGAAAAGAGTCACTATTCAGGTTCCATTTGGCACGGCTGCCGAAGGTGGTCACAAGGCTTACTTCAACGCAATTTACTAAGACGTTTATGAATGTCGCGAACATTCTCGGGAAAATTCAGGCTACTCTGGTTGCGTTATCGTTTGTTGGAGCGCTGTTTATGTATAAATTGTTGACTTTCACACCTGACGGTTTCTGTAGGTGAACTACAGCGAATACTAGAAATACCTCTATTTAAGGGCATGGTCGTAACagatgtacaggcgcccaaatctttaactggcgtgcgcgagcggcgacttttccgtgcgtcagcgccgtatgacggggcgaggctggaaacagcctggcagacgatgggcccagctgagcgcgctttgtccgcatgcgcctAGCCTCAGACTgcttccagcctcgccccgtcatacggtgctgacgcacggaaaagtcgccgctcgcgcacgccagttaaagatttgggcgcctgtacgtctGTCGCCAAACTTAAGACATTCACGACTGCATGGattaaacccctcactgcaactccgacctccattcggacttcctcgacatgaagctacgcttctctttCGCTTTTGGTTAGgggttgccttcacaaaggcacactctacattaattggagtaaccgacagtgcagcatgcgaggtctgcagcaccgaagaaaatatcgaccacctgctgtgccactgtccacgatatgccccagaaagacaagaacttccTAACgttttccaaaaactggacaatagGCCGCTTTCCGTGcgggtgctgctggaacaccgcccctatcgctcgtcggcccataaagcggtgaaggcactattgtacttcttgaggacgacgggcttgcgtgaacgtctgtgactattagtgcaattactATTAGACCACGCACGTCAGCAAACTAACcactaatttccttctttccttccctcttctatCTCTGTCATCGTTGTTCTCCCCTTTCCCATCCCCCgggtgtaaggtagccaaccggacgttattctggttaacgtTCCTgtcttctgcttttctttttccttccttcctccttttCCAAAAGCGAAGCCACACTGGGCATGCGACACATCTTGATTTGCGTctacatttattttatttcattgctTTATATATGCGTATTTGGCCGACCGCTGATCGTGTTAGGCATTTTAGTCATGATGGATTTTTGTATCAGTGAAGCAGTTTAGTTTATttccttaataaataaaatattggtAGGAGCTTTGCTCGAATTATCCGTGTGTATGTACGTGCAGCTTGCTGCCCACGTACTTGGTTTACTAAATACCTTCAGTTAGCCttaggctctctctctctctctctctctgtgtgtgtgtgtgtgttttcatgtCTGTGACGACTGTTTATATGTTAAGGGGCACAAGCCCCCATAAAGCCAAATTTATGGTGCTCTGAATATATGCTTCAGATGTGTGTCACTGATGTCCGTGGTGTGCCGAAGACATTTCGATAACGCTGTGCAAAATGACTCCAGCAGTTGCCTTATATATGTGTAGGTTTGCTCTCAGCAGGAAGCACCTAGCGGAACGTGAAATTTATTCCTATTTCTGGTTCTCACAGTACAGCCCTCTTACGTTTGCTGACGAACTCCGCAGTTATGACAAAACCTCCTTCGCTACAACCTGGGTTTGTAGGATCCCCCTGATTCATCGTAAACTAAGCGCTGGGCGACGAGGGTGCAATCGCGGTTGTATTTGCTACGAAGCTCTTCGTGCTTATTCAGATTGAAATAACACTTTGTTTCCGCATACCGTCACCCGCAAACAGAGGTGAGTGTTGACAGCTTATTCCGCCCTAGAAACCCTCTTGCTTTAGCCAGTTGGAGAAAATCGATGGTACATACGCTGAGAAAACGAAAGGGACGTAACCCTACAAAAGGAAAGCATGGGAGATTAAGGGCGCTCCCTCAATGTCGATACACATCCCATTTGGTGGTCGGGCGTTCCTTGTTTTCCCTTCACTGCGCGTTTTGCGCCTCCAGGCAGCCGAGTCACCGGCAAGCGTCGCCGTGTGTACGTGTGtgaatgtgcgtgtgtgtgcaaatGGTAACTCGATTGCGGCGGTGGTTGAAGAGGGGAATACGTGATGTCGAGGTCCCGTACCAAACGCTGCACCGCCACCGTACGCGCGCTGGCGCGGGTCGTTACGTGTTTTCGTTCGCCTATACACGTTTCGTTTATGGCCCGGCCGCTTCTTTCCGCGCTGTGCTTTGCTTTTCCAGATCGCCCTTTCCTGCGTGGCCTCTCTCTGCTGCCTCGCCCGCCACTTTGGAGGCACCCCTTTCCTTCCGCTCGTTAGCCGGGCTGCGGCGATGAAGTTGTTGTCGGGGCAACCCGCAGCGCCGATAGGACAACACAGGGTGCCGCGCTGGGGTGTCGCGTCCGTCCGGACTTCATCTTGCGGGGCTTGGCGAATGTCGAAGAAGGCTCTATAAGAAAGCACATTTGGGAAGTTAGACGAGAGAAAGAATGCAGAGTGAGAGAGTGTTTAATGAATTCTggcgcgcgcatgcacacacccacgcacacacacacacacacacacacacacacacacacacacacacacgcacacacgcatacacgcacacacgaagtAATTTATGAGATTAGAACAAAAGAAGCTGACATGCCCGACGCAAGCAAATACTTTTATCATCCATAAGCGCAGCTTAGCGCAGTatggaataaaaataaaaataataaacgcATTGAATGGTACCACCAACAAGTAATGTTTCAGGCCAGGCGCAAGTTATGCTGTCGAATGTGTCACGTAGCACGCAGCAGAATGCCGTATTGCGCGCACTCATATTTCGATGTCATCGAAGCCTTGTCGACGCCAAGCATACTCATTGCTGATTATGTGGTTTGAAAGTGGAATCGAGGGGCTTTCTATTTTCAGTTCTTCCATGCTGCGGATCAGAGCTTGATAGTGCGAAAACATTACCAAACAAAGTTGTTTACTAAGCATCTTCTTGTACTTTTTTTTAAAGGGAGCATTTTGAAACTAAAGAAATCTGAAATGCAAAAGATTTGCGTTAAAAACCTGGTAACTTGATGCTGTTTATTTTAAATTTAGAATTTATTAAGCTTAGTTCTATCCAAAGCCTGTTCTTCTCTACGAATATTACGGTGGATTAATTATGCAAAGCAGGCACCCCTCAATTAAAAACAGCAGCAAAGACTTTCAGAAACAACATTGCCTCTTTCTGTCTTCAAGGTTACTTAATTCTTATCAGTTTTTCTTTCTATGGGCCCTCTGTGGTTGCATGCGACTGCTTAGCTCTAATTTCACTTGTTTGTGAAGTAATCTGCGTGTTCATGTGCCTCACTTATGCTTCAGTAGCTTCACATGTCACCACACATACAAGCACGCAGCGGTACTGAAAGGTGGTCGAGCTAGCACGTATTTATCGTGATAGAAGCGACTCCCGTGAAGAACGAAGATAATGAAAAGCAATGACACATTACAAGTCGCTGACGACTCCGCAACTGTCTGCTTCACCATCCATGAGTGTACTTCAACTAGGTTATTTGCTAATGATGCAGAGTTTAGCCACTCTGATAGGTGTGGTGCCATTTGTTGCTAAAGAAACCAAGAGCACCTCTTGCAGGCGACACAAAAATTTCAGCAGAGAGTTGTGAATGTCGCGGATATTTACTGTTGCtacatgcaaaaaagaaagacatagaTATAGACAGTGACACCTGTACATACTTTGTAATTAAATGATGAATGAGAGGCTCCTGCAGCACCGCATTACAGAAGTCATGGAATGGTCTGTTTGTCAAAAGTCAgataaaaaaagtaaagaaactaCGCTGATTAATTGATATCCAAGCTCACACTTCCGTGCGCTTGCCTCGATAACTAACACGACGGCAATTTAAACAAACACCAACagtgcaaagagaaaaaaaaagggatgcAGGGCAAAAGGTAaatatagtgttttttttctttctatttgccTGTGGTGTTGAGTAAAAGTGTCCATAATAGGTCAGCTTTTCTTCCTCAACGTCAAGTTCAAAAACGTATATAAGAAAAATACTTTTTTCGTCGTTTATTTTCGCACATATATTCTGCCGATGTCTATTTCTTCTGGGTAAAGAAGCAGCTGCACTCCTTGAAGGCGTCCTCAGAAAAGCGACGAGCTCCTCAGAGTGTCGTCAGAAGCAAGGGGGAGGAAAAagtaaaggaagaaaaagagagcGGAGTTTGTGCTATTTGTTCCGTATACGCTACCGGTGGTCATTAAGCTATGAAGACAGAAAGACAGAGGATCATCGGCGGTAGCggagaagaaacaaaagaaatgccCCTTCCGCTCTCGTTTCTTCGCATGGGGAAACGGAGAATCGCGAGAACAATGGCGTGCTGGAAATGTGTCGAACAGCTTTCGCGGCGAGTGTCGGCGTTCGCGCTCGCAGAAAAAGACCGAGCCGAATGCCATTTTCGAGTGAGCTCTATCGGGAGACAACGCGTTTCCGCAAACGCTGTTCGTCGGGCACGATGACGATGGCGCGCGATCCGCGCTGCGCGACGCGGatgacgctcgaacacggccgtcgGCCTCGCGTGCACCACTTTCCCCTTCATCCGGGAGCTTCTGTAGGCTGCATGCCATCTGGCGTCATTGTTCCGCGGTGCCTCTTTCTTCTCGCGACGCCTATTGCCTTCCATCCATAGCATATCGCATTCCATAGCTTTGTTCCAAGCGCGGAGCCGTCTTCGAAAGCACCTGGCTTTCTTGCTCTTTGCGCGACACGGTTGCAGTCAGTTAACGCGCCGCCAGATGACATTCGCCTATACAAAAAATCCAAAAGTTTGCATTTGTCGATAGTAAGCGTTGCGGTATTACGCACCATGAGGTACAGTGTAGCGCTTCAATCGCGTAAAATTTGGTCGGAGCAAGTACATTTTTTCAAAGCTATATCCGTTGTACTACATTCACGGTCCGAGGTCTCATTCCTCGGGTGATACGCATTGCGTTCCTACATAAATGCTTCTCCGCGCCCCtaggagaaaaaataaagaagctatCAAATAAAAAATGTGCATTCTTAAGGGTGCTTCTGGTTTTTCCCCATGGCTAACCCCCTTAGGTGACACGATAACACCCGACAAAATGAGTGTTGCGATTAACAGCCTTCAGTATATTGTTTGGTCCAACTAGGACcgaaatgggaaaaaaaaacCGAATGTTCTTAAGGGCGACGCATTTTCCACTTTTCTGGTTTAACATTACTACATGTACTCAATTACAAGACAAATCATTAAGCCGTAAACAGTTTGCAGAAGACACGCACAGAGGTGGATTCGCACCTAGG
This Dermacentor albipictus isolate Rhodes 1998 colony chromosome 1, USDA_Dalb.pri_finalv2, whole genome shotgun sequence DNA region includes the following protein-coding sequences:
- the LOC139057552 gene encoding uncharacterized protein, whose translation is MEVVQVEGTEIRPQDFGEGAGWCDVKRKKQANGVTESADNQQAYMQRRTAATSNTGTTSAQYKRKYARQVHQIAMASRMPELPPYDYKIVVRPRGGFNVRDYGTDRIYCCLRNAAGVSREAAGEDSICLNVKQNVVVLSTPSEDRAKRYGAISKLCIGDREFVANSYQAAPENTSKGLIRNITKTESPADVIANLVRQRNIIVLFDGFHVPRYVYYGPMLVRCSLYRKQIDVCYACGRVGHRADVCPNPNDKICRGCGRNNPSPDHQCEPRCRLCGKGHFTGDRRCKARYKTPYIVKRRQLERKRQEEEEAAAEYGSCYNSSSDCNGNGCYYLNYPEIDRHLVTDNRRGSSASRGGKGAVGKSRSRSRSRHRPQRPRSTSMARGGAGPGIAAVGHISQQSQQQQPWQQQQDHRSTGQQWTTAKHFTPSSH